Proteins from one Pseudoalteromonas rubra genomic window:
- a CDS encoding transporter substrate-binding domain-containing protein, with protein sequence MVRWFVFLWLALGNASASAYTLTLVTENFAHFQYVNGEGELTGPAAEKVISVLNEAQIDYLISVDNWSSSYNSAKRDPNTCIFSIAKSEQRNALFNWVFPIGAFTTSFYALKTANISIDSLEQARQYKIAVIRDNFSHQYLKSQGFVEGQQLLLIQSFERVFQLLATRRNIVDLVILSDAQFEHKSKSEPMSSELEPVMTIDNMYTQLYFACNKKVPSRVIDRIQAAYERLY encoded by the coding sequence TTGGTACGCTGGTTTGTTTTTTTGTGGCTGGCCTTAGGTAATGCAAGCGCATCCGCTTATACACTGACTCTGGTAACTGAGAACTTTGCACATTTTCAGTATGTGAACGGAGAGGGTGAGCTGACGGGTCCAGCAGCCGAGAAAGTGATTTCTGTGCTCAATGAAGCGCAAATAGACTATCTTATCTCTGTTGATAACTGGAGTAGTTCCTACAACAGTGCTAAACGTGATCCGAATACCTGCATTTTTTCCATTGCTAAAAGTGAGCAACGTAATGCCTTATTCAACTGGGTGTTTCCTATTGGTGCCTTTACGACCTCATTTTATGCCTTGAAGACCGCAAACATCAGCATCGACTCTCTCGAACAAGCCAGACAATATAAAATAGCGGTGATACGTGACAACTTTAGCCATCAGTATCTAAAGAGTCAGGGGTTTGTTGAAGGCCAACAATTGTTATTGATCCAATCTTTTGAACGCGTTTTTCAGCTTCTTGCGACACGCCGGAACATTGTCGACCTGGTTATTTTGAGTGACGCGCAATTTGAGCATAAGAGCAAAAGTGAACCTATGAGCAGTGAACTCGAACCGGTTATGACAATAGACAACATGTACACTCAGCTCTATTTCGCGTGTAATAAGAAAGTGCCTTCACGAGTAATCGACCGTATTCAGGCAGCATACGAGCGCTTATATTAG
- a CDS encoding VF530 family DNA-binding protein, with the protein MSGSQPNNPLHGVKLQDIVERLVEQLGWEAMAEAVDINCFKKDPSVKSSLKFLRKTPWARDKVEALYLDTFHGFSWPEIKKP; encoded by the coding sequence ATGAGCGGATCACAACCCAATAACCCTTTACACGGGGTCAAACTTCAGGACATCGTAGAACGCCTGGTTGAGCAACTTGGTTGGGAAGCCATGGCGGAAGCAGTGGATATCAATTGTTTCAAAAAGGACCCCTCAGTGAAGTCCAGCCTAAAGTTTCTGCGTAAAACCCCATGGGCGAGAGATAAAGTTGAGGCGCTGTATTTGGATACGTTCCACGGGTTCAGCTGGCCTGAGATAAAAAAGCCCTAA
- a CDS encoding DUF1496 domain-containing protein, producing the protein MKNKLICFLFTILLIPLKGVAYGNETNLYLEQLQAVCWYQDLRYTEGAVIKQAEMLYVCTHRYKNQPQSPLIWLKLDDKGEPIRVEMKGKIRVH; encoded by the coding sequence ATGAAAAATAAGCTAATTTGCTTTTTATTTACAATTTTATTGATTCCACTCAAAGGTGTGGCCTATGGCAACGAAACGAATCTTTACCTCGAGCAGTTACAGGCGGTGTGTTGGTATCAGGATCTTCGTTATACTGAGGGCGCGGTAATTAAACAAGCCGAGATGTTGTATGTCTGTACTCATCGCTATAAAAACCAGCCGCAAAGTCCCTTGATATGGCTTAAACTGGACGACAAAGGCGAACCAATCAGAGTAGAAATGAAAGGCAAAATCAGGGTACACTAG
- a CDS encoding TIGR02647 family protein: MAFDEKLMAELELLVKFPRSSLHQGIKIHKNADQDILSAAERLYAKGVIDQPDGGYLTDLGHDLLVHLDQVHSALK, translated from the coding sequence ATGGCATTTGATGAAAAACTAATGGCTGAGCTGGAACTACTGGTGAAATTTCCACGTAGTAGCTTGCATCAGGGGATAAAAATACACAAAAATGCAGATCAGGATATTCTATCGGCAGCCGAGCGGTTATATGCCAAAGGGGTGATTGATCAGCCTGACGGGGGTTATCTTACAGATCTTGGGCACGATTTGTTGGTGCACTTAGACCAGGTGCACAGCGCACTTAAATAG
- the maiA gene encoding maleylacetoacetate isomerase has protein sequence MKLYTYFRSSAAYRVRIALNLKDLDHELVPVNLLKSEQQGADYLSKNNQGLLPALETAQGVLAQSLAILEWLEEAYEAAPLLPADSWEKAQVRNFCYAIACDIHPIDNLRVLKYLSNELSVSDEQKNTWYRHWVIEGFKKLEVMLSDSLFCFGDKPTLADVCLVPQVYNALRFKVDMNDFPKIARIYEHCNTLAAFKDAAPENQADAPK, from the coding sequence ATGAAACTGTATACTTATTTTCGCTCTTCTGCCGCGTATCGTGTGCGAATTGCACTCAACCTGAAAGACCTGGATCATGAATTAGTACCGGTTAACCTGCTAAAGTCAGAACAACAAGGGGCTGACTATCTAAGTAAAAACAATCAGGGACTACTGCCTGCACTGGAAACAGCTCAGGGCGTACTGGCTCAATCATTGGCTATTCTGGAATGGCTGGAAGAAGCTTATGAAGCTGCTCCATTACTGCCCGCTGATAGCTGGGAAAAAGCACAAGTGCGCAACTTCTGTTACGCTATTGCTTGCGATATTCATCCGATCGACAACCTAAGAGTACTAAAATACCTGAGTAACGAGCTATCCGTGTCAGATGAGCAAAAAAACACTTGGTATCGCCATTGGGTAATTGAAGGGTTCAAAAAGTTAGAAGTGATGCTAAGCGACAGCCTGTTTTGTTTCGGTGATAAGCCAACGCTTGCTGATGTTTGCCTGGTACCTCAGGTTTATAATGCGTTGCGCTTCAAAGTCGATATGAATGATTTCCCTAAAATTGCGCGTATCTACGAACACTGTAATACACTGGCGGCATTTAAAGATGCGGCACCGGAAAACCAAGCCGACGCACCTAAGTAA
- the hmgA gene encoding homogentisate 1,2-dioxygenase gives MSAEFEYMSGFGNEFETEALPGALPVGQFSPQKVKYDLYAEQYNTTAFTAPRAENRRNWFYRIRPSVVQGDYQSMDNGLLRTAPITEVPTPPTMLRWNPVEVPAEKTDFIDGLVTMAANGSANGQAGIGIHVYVANASMEGRYFYNADGELLFVPQLGELVLHTECGKLAIKPGEIAVIPRGIKFRVELLSDQVRGYICENYGNPYILPERGPVGANGYTNERDFLYPVASFEDLEGDFELVAKFNGNLFRCDIGHSPLDVVAWTGNSAPYKYDLARFNVMNTVSFDHPDPSIFTVLTSPSGTPGVANVDFVIFPPRWMVAENTFRPPYYHRNIMSEFMGLIEGVYDAKEHGFVPGGMSLHNCMSPHGPEADVFEKASNAELEPQRYENTLAFMFESRYVISPTKYALEGKERQPNYLDCWKGIKKYYKGA, from the coding sequence ATGAGTGCAGAATTCGAGTACATGAGTGGTTTTGGTAATGAATTTGAGACTGAAGCCCTGCCTGGTGCCTTGCCAGTCGGTCAGTTTTCACCACAAAAAGTAAAATATGATTTATATGCGGAGCAGTACAACACCACTGCTTTCACAGCTCCACGCGCGGAAAATCGCAGAAACTGGTTCTATCGTATTCGCCCTTCAGTTGTGCAGGGTGATTACCAGTCTATGGACAATGGTCTGTTGCGTACAGCGCCGATCACTGAAGTCCCGACACCTCCAACTATGTTGCGTTGGAATCCGGTTGAAGTTCCGGCTGAAAAAACAGACTTTATCGATGGCTTAGTGACTATGGCAGCTAACGGCAGTGCGAACGGCCAGGCTGGTATAGGTATCCATGTCTATGTTGCCAACGCTTCTATGGAAGGCCGTTATTTTTACAATGCTGACGGCGAGCTACTGTTTGTGCCTCAGCTTGGTGAACTGGTACTTCACACAGAATGTGGCAAGCTGGCAATTAAGCCGGGCGAAATTGCCGTGATCCCACGCGGTATTAAGTTCCGCGTTGAGCTACTGAGCGACCAGGTCCGTGGTTACATCTGTGAAAACTATGGTAACCCTTACATTTTACCTGAGCGTGGGCCAGTAGGTGCCAATGGCTATACTAACGAACGTGACTTCCTGTATCCGGTTGCTTCTTTCGAAGACTTAGAAGGTGATTTCGAGCTCGTCGCTAAGTTCAACGGTAACCTATTCCGTTGCGATATCGGACATTCTCCGCTAGATGTTGTTGCCTGGACTGGTAACAGTGCGCCTTACAAATATGATCTGGCCCGTTTCAACGTGATGAACACCGTCAGTTTCGACCACCCGGATCCGTCAATTTTTACCGTGCTCACGTCACCTTCCGGTACACCTGGCGTAGCAAACGTTGACTTTGTCATCTTCCCACCACGTTGGATGGTAGCAGAAAATACGTTCCGTCCACCTTACTATCACCGCAATATCATGAGTGAGTTTATGGGCCTGATTGAAGGCGTTTATGATGCAAAAGAGCATGGTTTTGTACCCGGCGGTATGAGTCTGCATAACTGTATGTCACCGCACGGTCCAGAGGCAGACGTATTCGAAAAAGCATCGAATGCTGAGCTTGAGCCACAACGTTATGAAAATACGCTGGCCTTCATGTTCGAATCGCGTTACGTCATTTCTCCGACCAAGTACGCACTGGAAGGTAAAGAGCGCCAGCCAAATTACCTTGATTGCTGGAAAGGCATCAAAAAGTACTACAAAGGTGCATAA
- a CDS encoding MarR family winged helix-turn-helix transcriptional regulator gives MAFDINEFLPYRMVRLANAMSEAFSEVYEQAGLTVPQWRVLVHLAQHPGATAKQLCDLASMDKSTVSRAIKQLQQQSMLVAQQSETDKRATEMHLTPLGLALYETLTPEALAWESKLLSELNPEEKQALLVMMQKLEGHFLSR, from the coding sequence GTGGCATTTGATATTAATGAATTTCTTCCTTATCGCATGGTGAGACTGGCGAATGCCATGAGTGAGGCCTTTTCCGAAGTGTATGAACAAGCAGGACTGACTGTGCCGCAGTGGCGGGTATTGGTTCATCTGGCTCAGCATCCGGGGGCGACAGCTAAACAGCTATGTGATCTGGCAAGCATGGACAAATCAACGGTGTCACGCGCTATTAAACAGTTGCAGCAACAGAGTATGCTCGTGGCGCAGCAAAGTGAGACAGATAAACGTGCAACAGAAATGCACCTGACCCCGCTGGGGCTAGCTTTGTACGAAACTTTAACGCCGGAAGCATTGGCGTGGGAAAGCAAATTGTTGAGTGAACTAAATCCCGAAGAAAAGCAGGCACTGTTAGTGATGATGCAAAAGCTGGAAGGGCACTTTCTCTCACGCTAG